A segment of the Echinicola strongylocentroti genome:
TTTTGCGATTTCCTAAAGTCCTTCCTTACAGTTTCAGTAGTTGATATTGGTGCCATTGCAGCATCATACAAGTCTTCAAGAAACTCTCTAACTACGCCTTTCGCACCCCAAAAATCGAGTACTTTGTTATTCCTGTTCCAATTGGGTTTCTTAATCACGAAGAGTATTGATTCCAAGCCTATAATATCAAGATAATCTTCTAAGAACTCATTTACTTCAGGTTGAGAAAAAGCGTAAAATGCCATTAGAACAAAATGGCTGTGTATTAACCTCGCATAGAATAATGGCCGCATAGGGTCATCCACTCCAGCGAGTAAGTCACGGTAAAACATATTCTGATGAGGGTCGAAATGTTCTAAAAGTCTATCACTTACACCTGAATAGTATGCGAATACGTAGCGTGGTAAATAGCTAAACTTGTCTTTGCTAATAGTAGATTTTGAAATAGGCTTCTTTGAAAAGTTGATTGTACCTTCTTTAGACGCCTGACCTTCATATACAGCATATCCACCTTTCGTATTCGGACCTCCAACAGCTTTAAGAAATTCATTTTTACACTGATATTCTATCTCAAAATTGAATGGAGTTGCTACTCCCAGTTCAAGATCACGGAAAATAATTACTAAGGCTTCCAAGAAATTGGATTTACCAGCTGCGTTCTCACCCAAAAGAACGGTTTGCATTTTGGTTTCATCCAAATCAATAGTGAATTGATGGAGGTTCTTGAAGTTTTCTATGTAAACCTTATCAATTCTCATACGAGTTCTAAATAGCCTTTTTCATTGCTTTCTTTTACTACTTTATTAAGCTCTATTTGCTTTTTCAATTCTGCATAGAAAGCATCAATGTCATTTGGGTACTTTGACATTTTCCATAATTCTTCGGCATGAAGTTTACCGTGCTTTTTTAATAGTTCTACAATTTCCATGAGCGTTGTATTTGGGTCAAATTTGCTAGTTATCTCTACCTTTTTAGAAGATATCTCAATAGGTTCTACCTTTTTGAGCGTCAGACCTAAAGATTCAGTTAGTACTTGCTTTAATAATAACTCATTCTCCAGTTGACTTTCGCTAATCCCTTTCTCTAGTTCATCACAATACGCTATTAACATATCTAACTTGGATACAATACGGTGCTGTTCCGTAAGAGGAGGTATTGGAACCAAAGTATTTTTTATTTTACCTAGATTAAGATTTGGTTGAGCTCCACCATATGCGAGTTCCCTTATTTCCAAATAGATTTTTTGAAAAAAGAGCTTTACGTATTTTCTTAAAATAATCTCATCTAAGTAGAATGATATTGTAGCACAAGCTTGGTTGGTTGCAGCATGTATCAATAATTCTGATATCTGACCTCTAGTTTTCCCTTGACCATACATTGCTACTACTAAAGTGCCAGGAGGATATACTTTGCAATTTGTTTCATCAATAGCCTTTTGTGTAATGTGTTTTTCAGCTTCATTAATGAATAGATTATTTGTTGCTGAACTTGTTATCCATGGGATAGTACCATTTTTATAGTAACTATCATTAGATGTCAAAGGAGTGGCACCCGTTCCAATATCTGCTATGTAATCTATCCTACACCAATACCAACTATCAGGAATTTCAAAAGGAATTTCATCTTCACTTATAGCATGCATTGGTTTTTGTTTCTTGATTTTTTTCTCTTTTACCAACCGTTCCTTTTCAGCGTTAATTTTCGCTAGGAGTTCGGAAGCTGGTTCCTCATTGGAGTGTTGAGCAACTAATTGACCTTGAAATGCTTCTTTCAAAAAGGCTTGGCGAAGCTGTTTGAGTATTTCTAATTGATGATTGAGTTCAGTATCTATTTTATTTGTCGAGTCTTGTGCATTTACAAATTTCTTCCTTGTATTTATTTGTTTATCAATATCATAGTAAGGGAGCTCATACTTGCCAAAAACAGTTAGTCCGATTGACTCTTTTGATGTTCCAGATTTTGTATTTCTTACTATTTCGTCTTTAAAGGCCTCAAAAATTAGGTGGTAAAACTTTAAATCGACAGGATATTTATCTGGGTCTTTAGGTGTGATTATAAAACACAAATCACTTGAGATAAATTTTCCATTTACATAATGAGTTCTTCCAAGAGAACCCGAAGCAGCTGCCGCAAATATGAGTGCTTCACAATCATGAGTAAATTCATTGTGAGTTTTCCAATCCGATGCTGCTGTAATAAAATCGTAATCTCCAGGTGTTGCCTTGGTACTTTGTAATGAACCTTTCTCAAAGTGAAATATGTCCTTTATTTTCATCAAGCTCATTTTATAGCCTCTTTAAGTTGGTTCAATAATTTGTTGCTTTCTGCAAATGAGCTTTCGAGCATTTTCATAAGTTCTTCACTACTATGCTCTATTTCCTCTTCAACTTTCACCGGATTCTTAATATCCAAGTCATAATTCCGATCAATAATGGTTTGAATATCCACTTTCCATGAAATGTCGCTTTCTTCTCGCTTCTTCCACCACTTCTTTATGGGGGCAAACTCTTTTAAAAGGAGTGGTTTGGTTTTGGAATATGCTTTTTGTCCTTCAGGAAGTCGATGCTCATAATACCAAATATCTTTTGTGGGCTCTCCTTTGGTGAAAAATAATAAGTTAGTAGAAACTCCTGCGTATGGTTGAAAGACAGAATTTGGTAGGCGAATGATCGTATGTAGATTACAATCCTCTAATAGTTTTTGACGAACTCGTTGTTTAATGCCATCTCCAGTTAGAGAGCCATCTGGTAGTACAATTCCTGCTCGTCCACCATTTTTCAAGAGGTGAACCATAAGGACTAAAAAGAGATCGGCACTTTCTTTTGTTCTATAATTCTGTGGAAAGTTCTTTTCGTTATTGTTAGCGACAATACCTCCAAAAGGTGGGTTTGCCAAAATCACATTTACACGGTTCTTCTCAGTGTATGCACTTAAAGGTTGATCAAGAGAATCACGGAATGAAATATTTGGTACTTCGATATCATGAAGAA
Coding sequences within it:
- a CDS encoding restriction endonuclease subunit S → MKIKDIFHFEKGSLQSTKATPGDYDFITAASDWKTHNEFTHDCEALIFAAAASGSLGRTHYVNGKFISSDLCFIITPKDPDKYPVDLKFYHLIFEAFKDEIVRNTKSGTSKESIGLTVFGKYELPYYDIDKQINTRKKFVNAQDSTNKIDTELNHQLEILKQLRQAFLKEAFQGQLVAQHSNEEPASELLAKINAEKERLVKEKKIKKQKPMHAISEDEIPFEIPDSWYWCRIDYIADIGTGATPLTSNDSYYKNGTIPWITSSATNNLFINEAEKHITQKAIDETNCKVYPPGTLVVAMYGQGKTRGQISELLIHAATNQACATISFYLDEIILRKYVKLFFQKIYLEIRELAYGGAQPNLNLGKIKNTLVPIPPLTEQHRIVSKLDMLIAYCDELEKGISESQLENELLLKQVLTESLGLTLKKVEPIEISSKKVEITSKFDPNTTLMEIVELLKKHGKLHAEELWKMSKYPNDIDAFYAELKKQIELNKVVKESNEKGYLELV